One window of Nocardia sp. NBC_00508 genomic DNA carries:
- the rpmH gene encoding 50S ribosomal protein L34, with the protein MAKGKRTFQPNNRRRARVHGFRLRMRTRAGRAIVSARRRKGRTSLTA; encoded by the coding sequence GTGGCCAAGGGCAAGCGGACGTTCCAGCCGAACAACCGTCGTCGGGCGCGGGTTCACGGCTTCCGCCTCCGGATGCGAACCCGTGCCGGGCGCGCCATCGTGTCGGCGCGTCGCCGCAAGGGCCGCACTTCCCTCACTGCCTGA
- a CDS encoding Jag family protein, whose product MVNAGTDAGDVENDAEEALIEEGEIAGDYLEQLLDVLDFDGDIDLDVEGDRAIVSIDGGRDLTKLVGRNGEVLDALQELTRLAVQQATGVRSRLMLDVAGWRAKRRSELSELGTAAAQRVLESGAPESLAPMTPFERKIVHDAVAAVEGVSSESEGVEPNRHVVVVPA is encoded by the coding sequence ATGGTGAACGCCGGAACCGACGCCGGCGATGTCGAGAACGACGCCGAGGAAGCTCTCATCGAGGAAGGCGAGATCGCGGGCGACTACCTCGAACAGTTGCTCGACGTGCTCGACTTCGACGGGGACATCGATCTCGACGTGGAAGGCGATCGCGCCATCGTCAGCATTGACGGCGGCCGCGACCTGACGAAGCTTGTGGGACGCAATGGTGAGGTGCTCGACGCCTTGCAGGAGTTGACTCGCCTGGCCGTCCAGCAGGCGACGGGTGTGCGTAGCCGGCTGATGCTGGATGTGGCGGGGTGGCGGGCCAAGCGGAGGTCGGAGCTGAGCGAACTCGGTACGGCCGCCGCGCAGCGGGTGCTGGAGTCGGGTGCGCCGGAATCGCTGGCGCCCATGACTCCGTTCGAGCGCAAGATTGTGCACGACGCGGTGGCTGCGGTGGAAGGTGTCAGCAGCGAAAGCGAAGGCGTCGAGCCGAACCGCCACGTCGTGGTCGTTCCTGCCTGA
- the yidC gene encoding membrane protein insertase YidC: MLDFIYYPVSWILWFWHRVFGFAFGADNGLTWALAVVFLVFTLRLVLYKPFVKQVRTTKQMQELQPQIKELQKKYKNDRQKMATEMQKLQKENGFNPLMGCLPILAQVPVFLGLFHVLRSFNRTGHGFGQLGLTPEQNANTANYVFSATDVQSFLSARIFGAPISAFITTPVSELQAFADYGGVPSRLSIALVAIPLMVIAGLATHFNARASVARQTPEAAANPQAAMMNKLALWVFPLGVLVGGPFLPIAILLYWVSNNIWTYGQQHLVFGRMAKEEEAKKQAKLEQRAQHAPKPGAKPVNVKKKPTPAPESAGSDEDSAAASTNGTAKPAKQAAGQRRAGSQKRSGSRGRANQKRRR; this comes from the coding sequence GTGCTCGACTTCATTTATTACCCGGTGTCCTGGATCCTCTGGTTCTGGCATCGGGTCTTCGGGTTCGCGTTCGGCGCGGACAACGGTCTCACCTGGGCGCTGGCTGTGGTGTTCCTGGTGTTCACTTTGCGCTTGGTGCTCTACAAGCCGTTCGTCAAGCAGGTGCGTACCACCAAGCAGATGCAGGAACTGCAGCCCCAGATCAAGGAGCTGCAGAAGAAGTACAAGAACGACCGCCAGAAGATGGCGACCGAGATGCAGAAGCTGCAGAAGGAGAACGGCTTCAACCCGCTGATGGGCTGCTTGCCGATTCTCGCTCAGGTGCCGGTCTTCCTCGGTTTGTTCCATGTGCTGCGGTCGTTCAACCGGACCGGGCACGGCTTCGGCCAGCTCGGCTTGACGCCCGAGCAGAACGCGAACACCGCGAACTATGTCTTCAGCGCCACTGACGTCCAGTCGTTCCTGAGCGCTCGCATCTTTGGTGCGCCGATCTCGGCCTTCATCACCACGCCCGTCAGCGAGTTGCAGGCGTTCGCCGACTACGGTGGCGTGCCGAGTCGCTTGAGCATCGCGCTCGTCGCGATCCCCCTGATGGTCATCGCCGGTCTGGCGACCCACTTCAACGCGCGCGCCTCGGTCGCGCGGCAGACACCGGAAGCCGCGGCCAACCCCCAGGCCGCGATGATGAACAAGCTCGCGCTGTGGGTGTTCCCGCTCGGCGTGCTCGTCGGTGGTCCGTTCCTGCCGATCGCCATCCTGCTGTACTGGGTTTCCAACAACATCTGGACCTACGGACAGCAGCACCTCGTCTTCGGTCGTATGGCGAAGGAAGAGGAAGCCAAGAAGCAGGCGAAGCTGGAACAGCGTGCGCAGCACGCGCCGAAGCCGGGCGCCAAGCCGGTCAATGTGAAGAAGAAGCCGACACCGGCCCCCGAGTCCGCGGGGTCGGACGAGGACAGTGCGGCCGCGTCGACGAACGGCACCGCCAAACCGGCGAAGCAGGCCGCGGGCCAGCGCCGTGCGGGCAGCCAGAAGCGGTCCGGAAGTCGGGGCCGGGCGAACCAGAAACGTCGGCGCTGA
- the dnaN gene encoding DNA polymerase III subunit beta, with the protein MELASMKFRVAREDFADSVAWVARSLPSRPPVPVLGGVLLVADEDGLTVSGFDYEVSAQVRVAAEVAGPGQVLVSGRLLADITKALSNKPVDVSLDGTRVLITCGSAKFSLPTMPVEDYPQLPEVPQQTGELSVEVFAEAVGQVAVAAGRDDTLPMLTGIRVEIEGSQVVLAATDRFRLAIRHIEWQPARADIETSVLIPARTLSEAAKTLGPSDAPVQLSLGTGAGSDGLLGIVNAGRRTTTRLLDAEFPKFRQLLPKEHTSIATLAVAALTDAIKRVALVAERGAQVRLEFSSDGLLLSAGGDDAGRAEEWLEADFRGESLTIAFNPGYLIDGLSALHVDRVTFGFTTPSRPAVLLPASEEEPEVLDSGSFAALSSPYIYLLMPVRLPG; encoded by the coding sequence ATGGAGCTTGCAAGCATGAAGTTTCGGGTCGCCCGCGAGGATTTCGCCGACTCCGTCGCCTGGGTGGCGCGCAGCCTTCCGTCCCGGCCCCCCGTTCCGGTGCTCGGCGGTGTGCTGCTGGTCGCCGACGAAGACGGTCTGACCGTCTCCGGCTTCGACTACGAAGTCTCCGCGCAGGTGCGCGTCGCGGCGGAGGTCGCGGGTCCCGGTCAGGTGCTCGTCTCCGGTCGCCTACTGGCCGACATCACCAAGGCGTTGTCCAACAAGCCCGTCGATGTCTCGCTGGACGGCACCCGGGTGCTGATCACCTGTGGCAGCGCGAAATTCTCGCTGCCCACCATGCCGGTCGAGGACTATCCCCAGCTGCCGGAGGTGCCGCAGCAGACCGGTGAGTTGAGTGTCGAGGTCTTCGCCGAGGCCGTCGGACAGGTCGCCGTCGCCGCGGGTCGCGACGACACCCTGCCCATGCTCACCGGGATCCGGGTGGAGATCGAAGGCTCGCAAGTCGTCCTCGCGGCAACCGACCGGTTCCGCCTCGCCATCCGGCACATCGAATGGCAGCCCGCGCGCGCGGACATCGAGACTTCCGTCCTCATCCCGGCCAGGACGCTCTCCGAGGCCGCCAAGACGCTCGGACCGTCCGATGCTCCGGTCCAGTTGTCGCTGGGCACCGGAGCGGGCTCGGATGGCCTGCTGGGCATCGTGAACGCGGGCCGCCGCACCACCACCCGCCTGCTCGACGCGGAATTCCCCAAGTTCCGCCAGCTACTCCCCAAGGAACACACCTCGATCGCCACCCTGGCGGTCGCCGCGCTGACCGACGCCATCAAGCGCGTCGCACTGGTCGCCGAGCGCGGTGCCCAGGTGCGGTTGGAGTTCTCCTCGGACGGTCTCCTGCTCTCCGCCGGCGGCGACGACGCCGGACGCGCCGAGGAGTGGTTGGAGGCCGACTTCCGTGGCGAGTCGCTCACCATCGCGTTCAACCCCGGCTACCTCATCGACGGCCTGTCCGCGCTGCACGTTGACCGGGTCACCTTCGGCTTCACCACGCCGAGCAGGCCCGCCGTGCTGCTGCCCGCTTCCGAGGAGGAGCCCGAGGTGCTCGACTCCGGGTCGTTCGCGGCGCTGTCCAGCCCCTACATCTATCTGCTGATGCCGGTCCGGCTCCCGGGCTGA
- a CDS encoding DUF721 family protein, with protein sequence MSDQPAGPGSGESAGHEPELRGIDLARRALEEARAAARASGKSVGQGRSSPQRRLRTGARRRTGWSGARPDDRDPQLLSKLAGSMAKSRGWSSKVAEGMVFGRWAGVVGEDIAAHATPVTLKDGVLSIAAESTAWATQLRMLQSQILAKINAAVGPGVVTSLKISGPAAPSWRKGERHIKGRGPRDTYG encoded by the coding sequence ATGAGCGATCAGCCTGCGGGGCCCGGATCCGGCGAATCCGCAGGACACGAACCCGAGCTACGCGGAATCGACCTGGCCCGGCGCGCGCTGGAGGAGGCTCGTGCCGCGGCACGAGCCAGCGGTAAGTCCGTCGGTCAGGGTCGTTCTTCTCCGCAGCGAAGGCTGCGGACCGGAGCCCGCAGGCGCACCGGATGGTCCGGCGCCCGCCCGGACGATCGCGATCCCCAGCTGTTGTCCAAGCTGGCCGGCTCCATGGCCAAGAGCCGCGGTTGGTCGAGCAAGGTCGCCGAGGGCATGGTGTTCGGCCGGTGGGCGGGTGTCGTCGGTGAGGACATCGCCGCGCACGCCACCCCGGTCACTCTGAAGGACGGTGTGCTGAGTATTGCCGCCGAGTCGACCGCGTGGGCCACCCAGCTGCGAATGCTGCAGAGCCAGATTCTGGCGAAGATCAATGCCGCTGTCGGTCCGGGTGTGGTGACCTCCCTGAAGATCTCCGGGCCTGCCGCACCGAGTTGGCGCAAGGGCGAACGTCATATCAAGGGCCGCGGACCGCGCGACACGTACGGGTGA
- the rnpA gene encoding ribonuclease P protein component: MLPEPYRLHHRADFSRTVRRGQRIGRRDLVVHALLHEYDGVVGANGLHDQIPDDTLVRIGGPHFGLIVSKAVGNAVIRHRVARRLRHMCAQVLAEVSPGTDVVIRVLPGAATASSDDLLRQLRGALRKLGAGAAAGARSGGPS, encoded by the coding sequence GTGTTGCCTGAGCCGTATCGGTTGCATCATCGTGCCGACTTCTCCCGGACGGTGCGCCGTGGCCAGCGAATCGGGAGGCGCGATCTGGTCGTGCACGCGCTCTTACACGAGTATGACGGAGTCGTGGGCGCGAATGGACTACACGATCAGATCCCGGACGACACGCTGGTTCGCATCGGCGGACCGCACTTCGGGTTGATCGTCAGTAAGGCGGTGGGCAACGCGGTGATTCGACATCGCGTTGCCCGCCGCCTGCGTCATATGTGCGCCCAGGTGCTCGCCGAGGTGTCGCCGGGGACCGACGTCGTGATCCGGGTGCTTCCAGGTGCCGCTACGGCGTCTTCGGATGACCTCCTGCGCCAGCTGCGCGGCGCCCTGCGCAAGCTCGGCGCCGGCGCCGCGGCGGGCGCACGATCGGGCGGTCCGTCATGA
- a CDS encoding alpha/beta fold hydrolase — protein MEELAADVRAVIDAAAPGERVHVLGHDWGSVIGWELVAAPDAVSAIASFTSVSGPNLDFLGAYLRGPVTAARLRGSLAQAIASAYTVAFQIPRLPNPVLRVLSGHWPRFLGFFDGLDPALVETAPTLRTDMINSLKLYRANIRTHLRHPRPRPIEVPVQLIVATGDRAVRPVVNAEAHRWVSNLTRTEISARHWAPISHPAELARHTAAFVDRIGAAG, from the coding sequence ATCGAAGAGCTCGCGGCCGACGTCCGCGCAGTGATCGACGCGGCCGCGCCGGGCGAGCGGGTGCACGTGCTCGGCCACGATTGGGGATCGGTCATCGGGTGGGAGTTGGTCGCCGCTCCGGACGCAGTGTCCGCGATCGCGTCGTTCACTTCGGTGTCCGGCCCGAACCTGGACTTCCTCGGCGCCTATCTGCGCGGCCCCGTCACGGCTGCGCGGCTGCGCGGCTCGCTGGCCCAGGCCATCGCATCGGCCTACACCGTCGCCTTCCAGATCCCCAGGCTGCCGAACCCGGTGCTACGGGTGCTGTCCGGCCATTGGCCGCGCTTCCTCGGGTTCTTCGACGGCCTGGACCCCGCACTGGTGGAGACGGCGCCGACGCTGCGTACCGATATGATCAACAGCCTGAAGCTCTACCGCGCGAATATCCGGACGCACCTGCGCCACCCGCGGCCACGCCCGATCGAGGTGCCGGTGCAGCTGATCGTCGCCACCGGCGATCGGGCGGTGCGGCCGGTGGTCAATGCCGAGGCCCACCGATGGGTCTCGAATCTGACCCGCACCGAGATCTCGGCTCGGCACTGGGCGCCGATCTCACATCCGGCGG
- the dnaA gene encoding chromosomal replication initiator protein DnaA has product MDDEQNVLARVWPEVVTELTTGSPDGAIPPVTRAQQAWLKLVKPLTVAQGFALLSVPSSLAQEAIERDLREPILRSLARRLGPQVEGLGVRIAAPTSPTVDRQSNTPRHARMTSRPERPRDAGRGPVTYPGSDFPGRDAYPAPRYAQSADFAPAPSYDDGSDFSRPEYGQDFAPAEEYSQPEYARADYPVRGEYSTMAELPGVSPPDVAPRRETGLPPRRESAIPPGQESLFNPEPGPGPMRGPMRAPVREAAEADTGLAHDPVREPVGDNPRGDNPRGDNPRGDHDDEPVVNVRNSWPTYFTKSQEASAPPSSSASLNAKYTFETFVIGASNRFAHAAAVAIAEAPARAYNPLFVWGASGLGKTHLLHAAGHYAQRLFPGMRVKYVSTEEFTNDFINSLRDDRKVAFKRRYRETDILLVDDIQFIEGKEGIQEEFFHTFNTLHNANKQIVVSSDRPPKQLATLEERLRTRFEWGLITDVQPPELETRIAILRKKARMDRLDVPHDVLELIASRVERNIRELEGALIRVTAFASLNGQPLDLPLAEVVLRDLMPDTAALEINAATIMAVTAEYFNTTLEELTGPGKARPLAQARQIAMYLCRELTDLSLPKIGQAFGRDHTTVMYAEKKVRKEMTERRRVYDQVQELTARIKQRSR; this is encoded by the coding sequence ATGGACGACGAGCAGAACGTGTTGGCCAGGGTGTGGCCCGAGGTTGTCACCGAGCTGACCACCGGCTCACCGGACGGCGCCATCCCTCCGGTGACCCGAGCACAGCAGGCCTGGCTCAAGCTGGTCAAGCCGCTGACGGTCGCACAAGGGTTCGCCCTGCTCTCGGTGCCCTCGTCGCTGGCTCAGGAGGCCATCGAACGCGATCTGCGCGAGCCGATCCTCCGCTCGCTGGCCCGTCGGCTCGGTCCGCAAGTGGAGGGGCTCGGCGTCCGCATCGCCGCGCCGACCAGCCCGACGGTCGACCGGCAGAGCAACACACCCCGGCACGCCAGGATGACGAGCAGGCCCGAGCGACCACGAGACGCGGGCCGCGGGCCGGTCACATACCCGGGCTCCGACTTTCCAGGCCGCGACGCATACCCCGCACCCCGCTACGCACAGTCCGCCGACTTCGCGCCGGCGCCCTCTTACGACGATGGATCCGACTTCTCCCGGCCCGAGTACGGACAGGACTTCGCCCCCGCGGAGGAATACAGCCAGCCGGAGTACGCCCGCGCGGACTATCCCGTGCGCGGCGAGTACTCCACAATGGCCGAACTTCCCGGGGTCTCCCCGCCGGACGTCGCGCCGCGGCGGGAGACCGGACTTCCGCCGCGCCGGGAGTCGGCTATCCCGCCGGGCCAGGAATCGCTGTTCAATCCCGAACCGGGACCAGGCCCGATGCGCGGCCCGATGCGTGCCCCGGTGCGCGAAGCCGCCGAGGCCGACACCGGACTGGCACACGATCCGGTGCGCGAGCCCGTCGGCGACAACCCGCGCGGCGACAACCCGCGCGGCGACAACCCGCGCGGCGACCATGACGACGAGCCCGTGGTGAATGTCCGCAACTCCTGGCCGACCTACTTCACCAAGTCGCAGGAGGCGTCTGCTCCGCCGAGCTCCTCGGCCAGCCTGAACGCGAAGTACACCTTCGAAACGTTCGTCATCGGCGCGTCCAACCGTTTCGCGCACGCCGCCGCCGTCGCCATCGCCGAAGCCCCCGCGCGCGCCTATAACCCGCTATTCGTCTGGGGCGCTTCAGGATTGGGCAAGACACACCTGCTGCACGCGGCGGGCCATTACGCGCAGCGCCTCTTTCCTGGCATGCGGGTCAAGTACGTCTCGACCGAAGAATTCACCAACGACTTCATCAACAGCCTGCGCGACGACCGGAAGGTCGCGTTCAAGCGTCGGTACCGCGAGACCGACATCCTGCTGGTCGACGACATCCAGTTCATCGAGGGCAAGGAAGGTATCCAGGAAGAGTTCTTCCACACCTTCAACACCCTGCACAACGCGAACAAGCAGATCGTGGTCTCCTCGGATCGTCCGCCGAAGCAACTGGCCACCCTGGAGGAGCGGCTGCGGACGCGGTTCGAGTGGGGACTCATCACCGATGTACAACCGCCGGAACTGGAGACGCGGATCGCCATCCTGCGCAAGAAGGCACGGATGGACCGGCTCGATGTGCCGCACGACGTGCTGGAGTTGATCGCCAGCCGGGTCGAGCGGAACATACGCGAGCTGGAAGGCGCGCTCATCCGCGTCACCGCGTTCGCGTCATTGAACGGTCAGCCGCTGGATTTGCCGCTGGCCGAGGTGGTGCTACGCGATCTGATGCCGGATACCGCGGCACTGGAGATCAACGCGGCGACCATCATGGCCGTCACCGCGGAGTACTTCAACACCACCCTGGAAGAGCTCACCGGCCCCGGCAAGGCTCGGCCGCTGGCCCAGGCCAGGCAGATCGCCATGTACCTGTGCCGCGAGCTGACCGATCTGTCGCTACCGAAGATCGGTCAGGCGTTCGGCCGCGACCACACCACGGTGATGTACGCGGAGAAGAAGGTGCGCAAGGAGATGACCGAGCGGCGCCGCGTCTACGACCAGGTACAAGAACTCACAGCCCGGATCAAGCAGCGCTCGCGCTGA
- the yidD gene encoding membrane protein insertion efficiency factor YidD: MSMRSTITKLPANALIFLIELYRTYVSPTRMPVCRFTPTCSEYAVTALRTRGLFVGFLLTVVRLAKCAPWHPGGWDPVPERKRSTLRTEPVDEAATDAASQEPTLPAGPRSEPNAWKGSPHAVIGDTNDGSA; this comes from the coding sequence ATGAGCATGCGCTCGACGATCACCAAACTGCCCGCAAACGCGCTGATCTTTCTGATCGAGCTGTATCGGACCTATGTCTCCCCCACCCGCATGCCGGTGTGCCGATTCACCCCGACGTGTAGCGAGTACGCGGTGACCGCCCTGCGCACCCGCGGCTTGTTCGTCGGCTTCTTACTGACGGTCGTGCGCTTGGCCAAATGCGCGCCCTGGCACCCTGGTGGGTGGGACCCCGTCCCGGAGCGGAAGCGGAGCACACTTCGCACCGAGCCAGTGGACGAGGCAGCTACCGACGCGGCATCGCAGGAACCGACCCTGCCTGCCGGGCCGCGGTCGGAGCCGAACGCTTGGAAAGGATCACCGCACGCGGTGATCGGCGACACGAACGACGGGAGTGCATAG
- the recF gene encoding DNA replication/repair protein RecF (All proteins in this family for which functions are known are DNA-binding proteins that assist the filamentation of RecA onto DNA for the initiation of recombination or recombinational repair.), which produces MFIRALSLRDFRSWEYADLELSPGRTVFLGSNGNGKTNLLEAIGYLATLGSHRVATEAPLIRTGTARARIGATVVNAGRELRIDVELNQGSANRAQINRSPVRRTREILGILQTVLFAPEDLALVRGDPGERRRFMDELCTARLPRLAAVRSDYDRVLRQRSALLKTAGRQARSKTDLTTLDVWDGHLAAHAAVLLAERLRLVHDLAPYLAQSYASIAPESQPAAIAYRSAALPPDFLDPARPPQPDDTEALEAIVLRELAAARPKELERGVCLVGPHRDELELMLGNSPAKGFASHGESWSFALALRLGAFDLLRATGAEPVLLLDDVFAELDRRRRAALAAVAVGAEQVLITAAVPEDVPDELAAVALRVETADGPDGRISRLAAEDRADGAARDFDVGEGQNDAVTHAAPEPACDSVPGSTESRAP; this is translated from the coding sequence ATGTTCATCCGAGCACTGTCGCTGCGCGACTTCCGCTCATGGGAGTACGCCGACCTCGAATTATCCCCAGGCCGCACGGTTTTCTTGGGATCGAACGGCAACGGCAAGACCAACTTGCTGGAGGCGATCGGCTACCTGGCCACGCTCGGGTCGCACCGGGTCGCCACGGAGGCGCCATTGATCCGAACCGGCACCGCGCGTGCCCGGATCGGTGCCACCGTGGTGAACGCCGGCCGCGAGTTGCGCATCGATGTCGAGCTGAACCAGGGCAGCGCCAACCGCGCACAGATCAACCGTTCGCCGGTCCGGCGGACTCGCGAAATTCTCGGCATCCTGCAGACGGTGCTGTTCGCGCCGGAGGATCTCGCGCTGGTGCGCGGCGATCCGGGCGAGCGCCGCCGATTCATGGACGAGTTGTGCACAGCGCGCCTGCCGAGGCTGGCCGCGGTTCGCAGCGACTACGACCGGGTACTGCGCCAGCGCTCGGCCTTGCTGAAAACCGCTGGGCGCCAGGCAAGGTCGAAGACGGACCTGACCACCCTCGATGTGTGGGACGGGCACCTGGCCGCCCATGCTGCCGTGCTACTCGCCGAGCGGCTGCGCTTGGTGCACGACCTGGCGCCGTACCTTGCCCAGTCCTACGCCTCGATCGCTCCCGAGTCCCAGCCCGCCGCGATCGCCTACCGCAGCGCCGCGCTGCCGCCGGACTTCCTCGATCCGGCCAGGCCGCCGCAGCCAGATGACACCGAGGCGCTCGAGGCAATCGTGCTGCGCGAGCTCGCGGCGGCACGGCCGAAGGAACTCGAGCGCGGGGTATGCCTGGTCGGTCCGCATCGCGACGAGTTGGAACTGATGCTCGGGAACTCGCCCGCGAAGGGTTTCGCCAGCCATGGCGAGTCGTGGTCCTTCGCGCTGGCCTTGCGGTTGGGCGCGTTCGATCTGTTGCGCGCCACCGGCGCCGAACCGGTGCTGCTGCTCGATGACGTATTCGCCGAACTCGACCGTCGTCGCCGCGCCGCGCTTGCCGCCGTCGCCGTAGGGGCCGAGCAGGTGCTGATCACCGCGGCGGTTCCGGAAGACGTGCCCGACGAGCTGGCTGCGGTGGCACTGCGGGTCGAGACCGCGGACGGGCCCGATGGTCGCATCTCGCGTCTCGCCGCCGAGGACCGGGCGGACGGCGCAGCCCGCGACTTCGATGTCGGCGAGGGGCAGAACGATGCGGTCACGCATGCTGCGCCCGAACCCGCATGCGATTCCGTCCCTGGTTCGACCGAGTCGCGGGCGCCATAG